The following proteins are co-located in the Halarcobacter sp. genome:
- the cutA gene encoding divalent-cation tolerance protein CutA has translation MKAIIIQTTCSDKNQAKKLAKVLLEKRLAACLQLSNIESFYKWEGEFCNDNEVLLTIKTKKKNFEKIESIIKELHSYDVPEIIAIDVNNISKDYKKFISKSC, from the coding sequence ATGAAAGCTATAATTATACAAACAACTTGTTCAGATAAAAATCAAGCAAAAAAACTTGCAAAAGTTTTACTAGAAAAGAGACTTGCAGCTTGTTTACAGCTATCAAATATTGAGTCATTTTATAAATGGGAAGGTGAATTTTGTAACGATAATGAAGTGCTTTTAACTATAAAAACTAAAAAAAAGAATTTTGAAAAAATTGAAAGCATAATTAAAGAATTACATAGCTATGATGTGCCTGAAATTATCGCTATAGATGTCAATAATATAAGCAAAGATTATAAAAAATTTATAAGTAAAAGTTGCTAA
- a CDS encoding thiazole synthase, translating to MSDILKIGKYEFNSRLIVGSGKYKDFQTTREATLASESELITVAIRRVNITNPDEENLLDYFKDTNVKLLPNSAGCFTSEEAITTFRLMREATGIDLIKLEVIGDAQKTLYPDVIETIKACEILKKDGFTIMAYTNDDPIIAKRLEDAGADAIMPLAAPIGSGLGIQNRYNVAFIKDAVSVPVIVDAGVGCASDAAIAMELGAEAVLTNTAIAQAADPIAMAQAMKYAVKAGRIGYKAGRIPKKPYATASSPVDGLIQF from the coding sequence ATGAGTGATATTCTAAAAATAGGGAAATATGAGTTTAATAGTAGACTAATAGTTGGTTCTGGTAAATATAAAGATTTTCAAACTACAAGAGAAGCAACACTTGCTTCTGAATCAGAGCTTATTACAGTTGCAATTAGAAGAGTTAATATTACAAATCCAGATGAAGAGAATTTATTAGATTATTTTAAAGATACAAATGTAAAACTACTACCAAATAGTGCAGGGTGTTTTACATCAGAAGAAGCAATTACAACGTTTAGACTTATGCGAGAAGCTACCGGGATTGATTTAATTAAGCTAGAAGTGATAGGTGATGCACAAAAAACACTTTATCCAGATGTAATAGAAACAATTAAAGCTTGTGAAATATTAAAAAAAGACGGTTTTACTATTATGGCATATACTAATGATGATCCAATTATTGCAAAAAGATTAGAAGATGCAGGTGCTGATGCTATTATGCCATTAGCTGCACCTATTGGTTCTGGACTTGGTATTCAAAATAGATATAATGTAGCATTTATAAAAGATGCTGTTTCTGTTCCAGTTATTGTAGATGCAGGAGTAGGGTGTGCTAGTGATGCAGCAATCGCTATGGAGTTAGGTGCAGAAGCTGTATTGACTAATACAGCAATTGCACAAGCTGCTGATCCAATAGCTATGGCACAAGCTATGAAATATGCTGTTAAAGCAGGAAGAATAGGTTATAAAGCAGGAAGAATTCCTAAAAAACCTTATGCAACTGCAT